The following is a genomic window from Cervus canadensis isolate Bull #8, Minnesota chromosome 25, ASM1932006v1, whole genome shotgun sequence.
gaattctccaggccaaaatactggagtgggtagcctttctccagggaatcttctcaacccagggattgaacccaggtctcgcaacgcgggaggtttctttaccagctgagccaccagggaagcccaagaatactggagtgggtagcctttcccttctccagcggatgttcccaacccaggaattgaactggggtctcctgcattgcaggctgattctttaccaactgagctatcagggagtggtaaagaatccacctgtcaatgcaggagacgtaagagatgcaggttcaatctatCCCTGGGtgttccctgggtcggaaagatctcctggaggagggcatggcaacctactccagtgttcttgcctggagaatcccatggacagaggagcctggtgggctatggtccatagggtcacaaagagtccacagggtcacaaagagtcagatacaactgaagcgacttagcaaaccACAGCACAACCTAGTATAGAGAGAAAGGGGAGTATTGTTCTGTGGGttgagagtttcagttttataagataTAAAAGTTCTAGATTCGCTgcacaacaatatatatatagttaacaCTACTGtattatacactttaaaacaagatggtaaattttatgggttttttgcccctccccaccccacagaaTGCTAGGAAACCAAATTGTACTTTTGAAAACTGTTCCACAAGGGAGAGAATTAAGCCTAATTAATTATAGAATTAATAACTATATGAATGGTATTTCAGAAACCAAATAGTTGACAGGAAGTTTTCtctttatagggcttcccagggtggtgttagtggtaaagaatctgcctgctaatgcaggagatgcaggagacgtgggttcaatccctgggtcggaaagatcccctggagaagggaatggcaccctactccagaattctcacctggaaaaatgaatgggcagagaagcctggcggactaagatcagtggggctgcaaagagttggacacgactgagcacacacacccacttTTCTCTTTATAGGAGATTTGTGGCTAATGAAGGAATGAAATTATTTAGACAATGCTTAGCAGTGACAGCTAAAATCACAAAAAATGAGGCAAGCAGACACCATATATGTTCCTGAATGGAAAGATaacaaaaaaatgaacacaaatctTGTTAGGTACCTAGGTTTAATACTAACAGAAATACAGGGAATAGAACACAAGGACACAACAAAATCCAGACAGTGGAAAACTCTACAGGAGAAATTACCAGTTTCTTTGTCAAATAAACTGGAAGGACAAAAAACAAGGGGTGGGAATTGGGGGAATCATATGTTAAAAGAAAATCAGTTATAAAATATGGAAGTTATTtggacaaacaaaaaaattattaaatgattGTGGAAATTTGAACCTTTTTCAgcagatattttatattaatcaGTTATTAACTTTTTCGGGTGAGATAATAGTAATATGGTTATGCTTTTAGAGTAATTTTTATATTGTGGAATAAGAcagatggaatttttaaaaaacaaaacaagcctgTGGAAAGCCCATGAAAGACACTTCAgcataaaataaattcttatgtAACATATAATTTTGAGTGAttgagtctaagaaaataaaatttgatcctAACATTTAGAGATTTCTCTTTTTGGGGTTGAAGATTTAGTAGTGTGACATTACTTGTCTGAGTCCAATCTTACTACTCGGTCCTCTCAGGAAATAACgagtttcaatttttaaaattctttaggCAATTATGAAGACTTGCAGTTATGGATTAGAGTGTAAATCTTAGAAACCttgaagtttttaaagaaatgatatgGGAAACTGCCATCTGGAAGCACGAAAGATGAGAAGTGATGAAAAAAGTGACTGTGTGCCAAGTTTCTCATCTCAAATAGCTGGGAATCAGAGGACTGTTTCAAACTGATGGATCAAGGAGTATATGTTTCAAAGCATATTGAAAGACATAAAGTTAGATGCTAGAAAAAATAATGTTCATTTAAtgccttttattatttaaaaatggcagaaatgccacccttatggcagaaggagaagaggaacgGAAGAGcttctggatgaaagtgaaagaggagagtgaaaaagttggcttaaaactcaacattcagaaaactaagatcatggcatctggtcccatcatttcatggcaaatagatggggaaacaatggaaacagtgacagacattattttcttgggctccaaaatcactgcagatggtgactgcagccatgaaattaaaagactcttgctccttggaagaaaagccatgacaaacgtagacagcatattaaaaagtagagacactactttgctgaaaaaggtctgtctagtcaaagctatggtttttctagtagtcatgtatggatgtgagagttggactataaagaaagctgagcgccaaagaattgatgcttttgaactgtggtgctggagaagactcttgagagtcccttggacaacaaggagatcaaaccagtcaatcgtaaaggaaatcagtcctgaatattcattggaaggactgatgctgaagctccaatcctttggtcacctgatgcgaagaactgattcattggaaaagaccctgacgctgggaaagagtgaaggtaggcgaaggggatgacagaagatgagatgattggatggcatcacagactcaatggacatgaatttgagtaagctcctggagctggtgatggacagggaagcctggcgtgctgcaattcatcgGGTCTGAGTTGgtcgcaactgagcaactgaactgaactgattatttaaaaattaaatatgcatctaatttaaattagaaattagttttttattatttcaaatacactttaaatatttaaaattttaaacttgaaaCTGAATCATTAAGTCCTTGAAAGTAGATACTTAATCTTGTACTTTTCTATTCCTCTTCCTCAATGGCCTACTTACACAACGGTAGTATCAAATATACTTACTTTCAAATGTGGAATAATCATTTTGTGCTTTACATTGAATTCCTTAATGGTAACTTCTTTCTAAAGAAGCTTGGCTCTAGAAAGGATTTTTGGAGTAGTCTGAAGCAATCacttcagatgaggaaactgaggtccccaAAGGAGAAAActtcacctgggaaaccctagtaTAGGTGATTTTTCCACTTGTCCTGTCTTCTAAATGGCATCTCTGAAAACTCAGCTCTGGAGGGACAACAACCAAGTTCAtcttctcggagaaggcaatggcaacccattccagtactcttgcctggaaaatcccatggacggtggagcctggtgggctgcagcccatggggtcgcgaagggtcggacacgactgagcgacttcacttccacttttcattttcatgcattggagaaggaaatggcaacccactccagtgttcttgcctggagaatcccagggacggcggagcctggtgggctgccgtctatgggttcgcacagagtcggacacgactgaagcgatttagcagcagcagcatcttctcTGGTAAACGGGCGGAGGCCACAAGAGGGAGCTCCAGACCGGCGCATGCGCAAAACCAACTCCGCCTGCCGCGCGTGCTTGGGAACTTTCGTCGGCTCCCTGCGGCTGAGTGGCTGGTTCCGCCGGTGGGTTTTCCGCGGCGCGCCGGGGAGGCGGGGCCTGCAGGACAAGATGGAGTTGTTGCAGGTCCTGAAGCGCGGGCTGCAGCAGGTCAGCGGCCACGGTGGCCTCCGCGGCTATCTTCGAGTTTTGTTCAGGTAGGCGGCCAGCCATGCTCTTGGCTTCTGGGCCTGGACTTACCCTGGCTGGTTTCTTGGAAAGGGGTTCGGGCTTGGGTCACCTTGGAGCATCCGCAACTCTCCTCAAGGACAACCGGCCAAGTCAGCCTGGCTTCCCCCGGGCGGAAGTCTGTCCCGGGTTCTCCCGGAGAGGGGATCAAAGCTGGCTGTGGAGACAGAGCtgtgacatagaggtgagggcaTATATGGGCTGCACCCCTGCTCTGCTTCCTGGAGAGTAATGAGCCTGCCAGAAGCTCACACTGCGTGACCTTGGGAAACTTTcgggtttttttcccctccttcgcTGGCCTTCACTTTCCTTCCGTGTACTGTAAGGAGTTAAACGAAGTGATTACAATTTTCCCCGACTAGTCCTTCAACTCCGTGAATTGGACGAGCAGCATCGTCCGGGGTAACGGAGTTAGAGACCTAGAGCCGAATGAAAGAGCCAGGTGTCCGTATCATTTTAAGATGAAACACTTTAATTTCCAGGTTTCCTGAAATTTATTGTTAACTCCAGTGCCTCAGGCCTAGGGATAATAGATTCTTAAAGGTAGTCTTGTAATTTGAAGGTATTGCGTCTATATATTTAGTGTATTTAAGGCATATCTGTTGGCtcagtttctcttctcttgtgCTGGGAGTATACAATCGGGGACCATACCCAGCACCTCCTCGTTTTTCCCCTTGGCACAGCTGCCTATGTTTGTGAAAGTTAATACTCTCTCTTTTACCTATGTGttgtaaataaataatctttccaaaatgtctgttttcttttggaCATTCCCAGGGCAAATGATGTGAGGGTTGGCACGTTAGTGGGAGAAGacaaatatggaaataaatacTATGAAGACAACAAGCAGTTTTTTGGTAAGTTCAGTATTTTGGAGTATAAGTAATGGGAGTGAGATTGGGATttgattttactttgttttccatAATGTGCTTTTACAAAGTACTTGTAAAAGGATGAAGAACtcaatagaagaaagaaaaagataatccgCAGGAAGAGAAAACTATGTCACCCACAAAGgcatgaaaaaatgctcattcttactttttattaaaagaatacatgatttttttatttttcaatttttattgaaatacagttgatttacagtgtttcaggtgtacagcagagGGATTCATGTATGTGTGGATAAATACACgttctttttttacattctcttccattataggttattacaacgTATTaaggtcctttttggttatctattttatgtatagtagtgtgtatattttaaatctaaatCCCTAATTTATCCCGGTCATCCTCACTTGTAATTACAGAAATGCAGCTCAAaaaacagcattatcttttttcACCTGTTGAATTTTGAAGTATTTGCCAGTCTGATAAATACTTATTGGGGAAATGCCATAAGAGTATATacattaggacttccctggtggtctagtggctgggactgcacgctcccagtgcagggggcccaagttcaatccctggtcagggaactagatcccacatgccctaagagtttacatgccacagctaaagatcctgcatgccacaaggaaTATTGAAGATTGCATGTGCCAtcactaagacctggtgtagccagctaaataaatatatgtttttttaaggTATATACATTAGTACAGTCCTTTTGGAGGACAGTCagtacattttcttaaaatttacattGTACATATCTTTTGTCCCAGCACTTCAACTTCTAGGAATCCACCTTAAATATtcttgcaaaacaaaaacaaccattgCAGCATTGTTTTACTGGTAAATTCTATAAGCAACATTAATGGTGCATAAGTTGGATACTGATGAATTGCATTTTTTATAATACTTTGTTGTTATTAAGAATGATATAAACCAGTACATTTTATATAGAAAGATGTCAAAGATGTTTGTAACacaagaaattccagatgcaGAACAATGTTTGATATCCTCATATGAAGAAAATTAAGCTTTTTGTGTTCATATTCCAAATGCTGGAAGGAAATACAAGAAACTTAGTATTATCAGATGGTAAAGTTCTGTTCCTCCATGTTAAAACTTTGTAACTCTGAAGTTTACTTCATTAATGTCTCTCAGCCCCAGCTTCCTCATATTATAAAGTagaatcataataataatatttgccTCATAAACTTgtataaaaaatagattaaaaatgaatGGGAGCAGCTTATCCAAATGTAGGACTTCAGCCTCAACAAGATTAATTCTCTGTTGTGAGGGGCTGGTCTGTGCATTAGGGAATGCTAGCATCCTTGGCATCGAGCCACCAAGTGCCAGGGACACTTCCCTTCTGCacttgtgacaaccaaaaatgtctccagactttgccaaatgtcccctgggggcaAAGTTGCCccctgttgagaaccactggcctgtTGCTCGGGCTGTAAGTGCTCAAAAAAACATACtactgttgctattattattaccttCTTGAACTGTTGGAAATTTTTTGCCAtgtgcatttgtttttataataaaaaaattatcttttgattGAGATTAAAAGTATCAGAGAGGGAATAATTAGTCTTTATCCAGGGGAAAAACTTACAAGGTGAAATATAATGGCCTTGAGTGCCATGTGCATTCTAAACACATAAAACATACATTATCTATTTTAGTATTTAACATCTACTGGAGGTAAGCACTTGAATCCTCCCcctccctcattttacagaggaaactTGGTCATGGACCTTAATAATATTTTTAGGAATATGTAAATCATGTATCCAAGTGTGATTGCATTGGATACAATTTGGTCTACAAGGAGTAAACAGCAATACCTTAACACTCTGTAaccataatattttaatatttaggcAAATCATAGTTTTAGGCCTGCAGTTGATTTTAAGAGATTATCAaaaagctgtttgttttttttttaatagagaaaaaaactgaggcccaagaaAATGTCTTATCCAGAAGGAACTTAATTAAATAACAGCTAGGTAGTGGGAGAGCCCCAGGCCAAAATTCTTTCTATTCATCGCTTTGTtacaaactgctgctgctgctgctaagtcacttcagtcgtgtctgactctgtgcgaccccatagatggcagcccaccaggctcccccgtccctgggattctccaggcaagaacactggagttggttgccagttccttctccaatgcatgaaagtgaaagtgaagttgctcagttgtgtccgactcttctcgaccccatggactgcagcctaccaggctcctccgtccatgggattttccaggcaagagtactggagtgggttgccattgccttctccattgttaCAAACTAGTATAATATTAAACTTCCTtcatttccccccttttcttctttctgtttttgcctCACATTGGAAATATCTTTACTTttgctgatttaaaaaatgatatattttgttGTAAAACATTGAAACTTAGTGTatgaagtgaaaaaggaaagcttCCTTGTCTCATAGTTTTACCCCACTTTaatagtgttttatatatatatatatatttcaagatTCTTCAGTGCATATGtaagcattcattttttaaaattatgtaatgcATGTTGTTTGTAAACTGAAATACTTCTACTTAAAAATCATGGGTCATTTTTCCCATAGTAAGTTGAAGGTATCTACAGCATTCTTTTCTGTTTGAAcacttgttttgtgttttcttactTTACAAATTTTCACACCATACTTTTTAATAGCAACActgtattccactgtatggaagAACCATTATTTTCTTGAATAGTTCACTATTGGTAGACATTGCCTTCAACTTTTTGCTATTAGAGACATTGCTGCAGTGAACTTGGTTGTAACAATGTCCACATTCACTTGTTTAAGTATTCTAAGAGTAAATTCCtgtaagtggaattgctgaatctgAGTatgctcatttaaaattttgatatatataGATTATGAGATTGTTAAAGCCCAGCTCTATCATGGCATCATTTTGCTTATTGGCTTAAAATTCATTACAGGGATGAATTCAGTATTCCCTTTGTGGGGGTGAGGGCAGTgaggaagagatgaaagaaattaatgtttattatgCACTTATGTGCCTGATACTAAACtaggtgtgtgtgtgatatttaattttcatagcaATGTTAAGATGTGGATATAGTCATCCACTtttaatagataaagaaactgaggctcataacTTGCCTAACAAATAACTTGCCACTGATAATAAATG
Proteins encoded in this region:
- the NDUFA12 gene encoding NADH dehydrogenase [ubiquinone] 1 alpha subcomplex subunit 12 isoform X2: MELLQVLKRGLQQVSGHGGLRGYLRVLFRANDVRVGTLVGEDKYGNKYYEDNKQFFGIVGFTV